A portion of the Diprion similis isolate iyDipSimi1 chromosome 4, iyDipSimi1.1, whole genome shotgun sequence genome contains these proteins:
- the LOC124405696 gene encoding protein Mo25: MPLFGKSQKSPAEVVKALKEAVNALERGDKKVEKAQEDVSKNLVHIKNMLYGTAEAEPQADIVVAQLAQELYNSNLLLLLVQNLSRIDFEGKKDVAQVFNNILRRQIGTRSPTVEYICTKPEILFTLMSGYEHQDIALNCGTMLRECARYEALAKIMIYSDDFYNFFRYVEVSTFDIASDAFSTFKELLTRHKILSAEFLEVNYDKVFSHYQRLLNSENYVTRRQSLKLLGELLLDRHNFTVMTRYISNPDNLKLMMNMLKEKSRNIQFEAFHVFKVFVANPNKPKPILDILLRNQEKLIEFLTRFHTDRSEDEQFNDEKAYLIKQIKELKSVHDN; encoded by the exons ATGCCTCTGTTCGGAAAATCTCAAAAGAGTCCGGCGGAGGTTGTAAAGGCTCTAAAAGAGGCTGTGAATGCTTTGGAACGTGGTGATAAGAAAGTAGAGAAG GCTCAAGAGGATGTCAGCAAAAATTTGGTGCATATTAAAAACATGCTGTATGGGACCGCTGAAGCAGAGCCGCAAGCCGACATTGTTGTAGCTCAGCTAGCTCAAGAGTTGTACAACAGCAATCTGCTATTGCTCTTGGTCCAGAATCTTAGTCGGATAGATTTCGAG GGAAAGAAAGATGTGGCTCAGGTATTCAACAATATACTACGGAGGCAAATTGGCACACGATCGCCAACAGTCGAATACATTTGCACAAAGCCAGAGATATTATTCACTCTTATGTCTGG CTATGAGCATCAAGACATTGCATTAAATTGTGGAACAATGCTGAGGGAATGCGCTCGATACGAGGCATTGGctaaaataatgatttattctgatgatttttataatttctttcgataTGTCGAAGTTTCGACATTCGATATTGCATCAGATGCCTTTTCTACATTTAAG GAATTGTTAACAAGACATAAAATACTTAGCGCTGAATTTTTAGAAGTGAATTACGACAAAGTCTTCTCACATTATCAAAGGTTATTAAATTCTGAAAACTACGTAACACGTCGGCAGAGTTTAAAATTACTGGGAGAACTCCTTCTGGATAGACATAATTTCACG GTTATGACTCGGTACATTTCAAACCCTGATAATTTAAAGCTGATGATGAATATGCTTAAGGAAAAGTCACGTAACATACAATTTGAGGCTTTTCACGTTTTCAAG GTTTTTGTTGCCAATCCAAATAAGCCCAAACCAATTCTGGATATCCTGCTTCGCaatcaagaaaaattaattgaatttctcACACGTTTTCACACGGATCGTTCAGAAGACGAGCAGTTTAATGATGAAAAGGCTTATCTAATAAAGCAGATCAAAGAGCTTAAGTCTGTGCATGACAATTAA